In Hyphomicrobiales bacterium, the genomic stretch CAGCAATAACAAGCAAAGCGCCGGCCCATAACGTTGCAATACCAGCAATCATCACCAAACTTTGGGCGAGTGTGTGCATAATCGTATCAAAGAACTGGGCATTAAACCGACGAGAATTAAATTCTTGCCCAATGTCATCCCAGCGCTTAATCCACACATCTTCAGCACGCAATTGACGGATCGTATCGCGTTTATTCACGGTCTCAATGAGCAAGTTTTGATGGGTTTGACGGAATTTACCCGTAATCAGAACGTTCCTCTTTGTCATCGGCATTGAAACGAGGCCAATCAAGACAAAAACAACCGCAAGACCAACTGGTATCAGCGCCAAAATGGGGTGAATCAAAGAAATTGCGAGGATAAAGACAATCGTAAAGGGTAGATCAAGACCAGCACTGACCAATGGTCCTGTAAAGAACGATTGAACGTTTTCAAATTGGCGAAGACGGACAATTTGCTGACTAACAGAAGCGCTCTCAGTCATGCTGATTGGCAAGTTCAAAATGCGTTCAAACGCCCTAATCAACAATTGGGTATTAAACCGCGCACCAACATAAGCAATTAGACGCCCTCTAATATGCCTGATGTAAATTTCAAACATTAATGTGACCAAAATCGCGGACACAAAAAAGACAAGCGTATCCAATGACTTAGAACCAATCACCCGATTGTATACATTCATCGTAAATACAGGTGTTGAAAGTGCCAAAAGGTTTGCAACAAAGGTTAAACTGACAACCAAGATGATTTTAGAATTGAATTTGCGTAGGCCCTCATAAAACCAACTGATTTTACGATTTTGAGGGACCGATCCCCCTTCGCCTGTTTGCTCAACCAAACAAATACGGATTTGCCCAGTTGGCTTATCCATTTCACGCAAATCACCGCGGGGACCATCATAAACCAGCAATTTTCCATTGGGTAGGAAACGAAGGCCAATTCTTGGTCGTGCTTCATCGTCAATCACCAAACAAGGGAGACGCTTTTCCAAGTTCGCAGCGTTTTCTACGCTGACCCGGCTTTCAAAGCCAAGATGATGCAACACGCCTTGAAATGAAAGGATGTCATCCATGTCTTTAAAGTGGGGCAGCGCCTGTATGATATGACGGTCTTCACCTGGCCACTTCAGCTCAACCAACAAGGAGCGCAAGCACCGGTCATAAGCGTTGGAGCGGTCCTTCTCTTTGCTTTGCAGCAGAGGTGAAAAAGCCTGCTCGATATTGTTGATACTGGCTTCAATGTCATTTTCTGGAACGTAATCTGACAGACCATCGTGCCCACCAACTGGCAAACCAAGCTTTTGAAAATCCTCAGTTGTTAAATCGCTTAACGGCTTTACAACAGTTTGATTTTCATCAGCATTTTCGTCTGCATCAGCTTCAGTCACTTGAGCGTCAGTCACTTGATCTTCGCCAGCACCTTCTGCTTTATGCTTCATGGCATCACCATCAACGTTTTCAGCACTAGGTGTTTTAGATTCATCAGAACTCATTAGGCACCTATTTTATTGAAGCCAGTTTCAGTGTCATCCACCGAAACGCGATCGAACTCATTTGCAGCAAGTCCAGCCTTCATCTCATCCACGTTATCGTAAACCGTCAGCTCACCATCTTGAATGTAGAAAATACGGTCTGCAGCCCTCATGAATTCCTCAGAATTTGTGGTGTAGGCAAACGTGATCCAGCCGCGCAGATTATCCAGCGCCTGCAAAAATGATTTAATACCATCACCGTCCAAAGCTGTCTGAGGCTCATCTAAGGCCCACATAACAGGCTTTTGCGCGAGCACCCGTGCCATTAACAATCGACCGATGAAGCCTGCTGGCAATGTCTCTGCGATACCACGGCCAAGCGGTGTGTCGTAGCCTTGAGGAAGCTTGTCGATGTCTTTTTCAAGTCCGACAATATCTGTTGCCCAACGCACTTCTTCTGCAGAACCGCCCTGCCCAAAAAGAGTAAGGTTTTCAAAAATTGTTCCGGAGAAAACTTCTGTGTTCGTATCCAACAACCCAACAGCCGATTGATAACGACGTCGGAAATCATATGCGGACAAATCATCAAGCGTAACCGAGCCAGAATCTGGCAGTCTCAAACCAGCAATTGCACTCAACAACGTCGATTTACCCGAACCATCCGGCCCAACCAGTGCGATCGCCTCACCAGATTCAATTTCAAAAGAGAGTTGACCCAATTGTCGTCCCGTATTGCCTAACTCTAGAACCAAATCCTTAGCAACAATCTCAGGTGTTGGCGGATCTTCAACAATTGCGGTTAAGTCTGGCACATTGTTGAGTTCAAACAATCTGGAAACTTCTTCAACAGCAATACGGGCCCGTTGGAATTCATTCCAAGTACCAGCAACGCGCAAAATCGGCTGAACTGCACGGCCTGACAACAAAGAACAACAAGCAAGAACACCGACCGTCATATGACCGTTGACAGCCAAAAACGCGCCAGTTGTAACCATTGCGATCATTGTGCCATTACCGAGCAAACTTGCGATCGACTGGCCTTGCATTGCAGCTGTAATGATAGAGTAATGCAGTTGCGCATTCTTCGCCTGAAGGCGTTCAAAACGGCGCATTAGCAACGATTCAGCCGATTGGCTTTTCATCGTCAAAATACCTTGCAGCGTTTCAGCCACAAAGTCATAAGTGCGCGCTTCGTGCTCTTCCTTCTCTTCAAGAATTTTCTTGTAATGACGACTAGAAGTGATGGTTGCAAAACCAAACAAGCACAAGATCAAGAAGGGAACGATAACAAGCCAACCACCAATAATTGCCATCACACCTAAGAAGACGCCAGCAAATGGAAGGTCAATGAACATAAGGCGAGATTGGCCACCGTAAAAGTCTGCGACACGATTGATATTTGATAGGCGTTCAATCGTTTTCGCCGGCGAGTTATCTGAAAATGAGCCAGACGGCGCATAAAGAAAACGACTAATCAGCTCTTGCGTGATTGCAGTCGTAAAGCGCGTTGCAGCCCAAGAAAGAACATAAGATCGAGAAACCCTCAAGATGGCTTCGAAAAGAGCGATCACCGCAAGGGCCATCATCATAATCGAAAAGGTTTCGTGCGCCTGATTAGGGATTACACGGTCGTAAACCTGCAA encodes the following:
- a CDS encoding ABC transporter transmembrane domain-containing protein, producing MEQTNEVHAALSKLRDAGVINKEGAPDQRERQPSDRARAADGTLVSDQETAAPSEAVPGPIKRFWNICTEPFTGIANVLHELSPKGLIERGIPFTSALHVPRSVLVSSIIINLFGLALPLVILQVYDRVIPNQAHETFSIMMMALAVIALFEAILRVSRSYVLSWAATRFTTAITQELISRFLYAPSGSFSDNSPAKTIERLSNINRVADFYGGQSRLMFIDLPFAGVFLGVMAIIGGWLVIVPFLILCLFGFATITSSRHYKKILEEKEEHEARTYDFVAETLQGILTMKSQSAESLLMRRFERLQAKNAQLHYSIITAAMQGQSIASLLGNGTMIAMVTTGAFLAVNGHMTVGVLACCSLLSGRAVQPILRVAGTWNEFQRARIAVEEVSRLFELNNVPDLTAIVEDPPTPEIVAKDLVLELGNTGRQLGQLSFEIESGEAIALVGPDGSGKSTLLSAIAGLRLPDSGSVTLDDLSAYDFRRRYQSAVGLLDTNTEVFSGTIFENLTLFGQGGSAEEVRWATDIVGLEKDIDKLPQGYDTPLGRGIAETLPAGFIGRLLMARVLAQKPVMWALDEPQTALDGDGIKSFLQALDNLRGWITFAYTTNSEEFMRAADRIFYIQDGELTVYDNVDEMKAGLAANEFDRVSVDDTETGFNKIGA
- a CDS encoding ABC transporter transmembrane domain-containing protein, which produces MSSDESKTPSAENVDGDAMKHKAEGAGEDQVTDAQVTEADADENADENQTVVKPLSDLTTEDFQKLGLPVGGHDGLSDYVPENDIEASINNIEQAFSPLLQSKEKDRSNAYDRCLRSLLVELKWPGEDRHIIQALPHFKDMDDILSFQGVLHHLGFESRVSVENAANLEKRLPCLVIDDEARPRIGLRFLPNGKLLVYDGPRGDLREMDKPTGQIRICLVEQTGEGGSVPQNRKISWFYEGLRKFNSKIILVVSLTFVANLLALSTPVFTMNVYNRVIGSKSLDTLVFFVSAILVTLMFEIYIRHIRGRLIAYVGARFNTQLLIRAFERILNLPISMTESASVSQQIVRLRQFENVQSFFTGPLVSAGLDLPFTIVFILAISLIHPILALIPVGLAVVFVLIGLVSMPMTKRNVLITGKFRQTHQNLLIETVNKRDTIRQLRAEDVWIKRWDDIGQEFNSRRFNAQFFDTIMHTLAQSLVMIAGIATLWAGALLVIAEELSVGGLIAVMMFVWRILSPIQTAFLSLNRIGQFGETARQADLLMGLVPERDPSTAPTLRRNYEGRITFDGVSFKYGAAADPVFRGVSVDIPAGQAIAITGDPASGKSSFLKMILGLYKPQGGTVFLDGLNLQQLNVDEVRTSIGYVAQRPEFFYGTLAQNIRLANPSATDGDLEEALSAAGIWLPHTQLEDGIDTRLTASKLGSMSNTMKQCFSIARAFVKDENIYLLDSPSSNLNMFEREALFDKIGDLKGKSTLVIATTDDELISKCDRVLYLRAGAIAYDDTSEKFLAAKAAAAQKKAG